One window of the Leptospirales bacterium genome contains the following:
- a CDS encoding TIGR04452 family lipoprotein — MKALPKVIGLALLSLALAGCGMDGLYSPSVIGGDEALDRLSDAAYAGYSACLQRTNPSSIASADAVALLLAGQAVQRGYLKDFYGIDESRGYKSADVDDCATQTVQLLALQSTCAIAPPKCYLAPVDRYTGN; from the coding sequence ATGAAAGCCTTGCCGAAAGTAATCGGGCTTGCTTTGTTGAGTCTGGCTCTAGCCGGTTGCGGTATGGACGGCTTGTATTCGCCCTCGGTTATTGGCGGCGATGAGGCCTTGGATCGCCTTTCCGACGCCGCCTATGCCGGTTACAGCGCCTGTCTGCAGCGTACAAATCCGAGCTCGATCGCCAGCGCGGACGCGGTGGCTCTGCTTCTGGCGGGCCAGGCAGTTCAGCGCGGCTATCTGAAAGATTTCTATGGAATTGACGAAAGCCGCGGCTACAAGTCGGCGGATGTCGATGACTGCGCCACGCAAACGGTCCAGCTGCTGGCATTGCAAAGCACTTGCGCAATAGCGCCGCCCAAGTGTTATCTGGCGCCAGTGGACCGCTATACCGGCAATTGA